The following are from one region of the candidate division KSB1 bacterium genome:
- the smpB gene encoding SsrA-binding protein SmpB, with protein sequence MKDSDIKIIAINRKARHDYNILEKYEAGIVLTGTEVKSVRQAKINIKDSYASINKGEVFLYGIHIHEYSHGNIHNHEPTRTRKLLLHRKEIDKLTGKIIEKGLTLIPLKVYLKRGRVKIELGLAKGKKEYDHRTDIQKRDLDRELRREIKHKVRF encoded by the coding sequence ATGAAGGACAGTGACATTAAAATAATAGCCATAAATAGAAAGGCTAGACACGATTACAATATTTTGGAAAAGTATGAAGCAGGTATTGTTTTAACCGGAACTGAAGTTAAATCCGTGCGACAGGCAAAAATCAATATTAAAGATAGTTACGCATCGATAAATAAGGGTGAAGTCTTTTTATATGGAATTCATATTCATGAATATTCTCATGGCAATATACACAACCATGAACCTACACGAACTCGAAAATTGCTTCTACACAGAAAAGAGATTGATAAACTAACAGGAAAAATTATTGAAAAAGGTTTAACCCTGATACCGCTAAAAGTATATCTAAAACGAGGCCGGGTTAAAATTGAGTTAGGGTTAGCCAAAGGCAAAAAAGAATATGACCACCGAACAGATATTCAGAAACGTGATTTAGATCGTGAGTTAAGAAGAGAAATAAAACACAAGGTACGATTTTAA
- a CDS encoding undecaprenyl-diphosphate phosphatase: protein MSWYEAILLGLVQGLTEFLPVSSSGHLVLTQHLLGLHHQNITFEVFVHFGTLMAVVLVFKADIFKMTISVFGFFKNLSNPKYYFKENSDFKIATYIILASIPAAIVGLFFIDFLENIFSLPFWVSIMLLITGGILLATNLTSTKHSSVKLPDAMVMGLAQAFAIIPGISRSGSTICMAMFMGLNKNEAARFSFLLSLPVIFGATILKFFDLLEQSPKFEQFFPMLIGTFVAFISGYWAIRFLLNAIRKGKISYFAYYCFAAGIVGAIYFY from the coding sequence ATGAGTTGGTATGAAGCGATTTTATTAGGATTGGTACAAGGATTGACTGAATTCCTGCCGGTAAGCAGTTCCGGCCATTTGGTTTTAACACAACATTTGTTGGGTTTGCATCACCAAAACATCACATTTGAAGTATTTGTCCATTTTGGAACTTTAATGGCTGTTGTGTTAGTTTTCAAAGCTGACATTTTCAAAATGACAATCTCTGTATTTGGTTTCTTTAAGAATCTTTCAAATCCTAAGTATTATTTCAAAGAAAATTCGGATTTCAAAATTGCGACTTACATTATTTTAGCATCTATTCCTGCAGCAATTGTTGGTCTATTTTTTATTGATTTTTTGGAAAATATTTTTTCGTTACCTTTTTGGGTATCAATAATGCTTCTCATTACCGGAGGTATTTTGCTTGCTACGAACTTGACATCTACTAAACACTCATCCGTCAAACTTCCGGACGCAATGGTAATGGGTTTGGCTCAAGCATTTGCGATCATTCCGGGTATTTCCCGATCCGGTTCTACAATCTGCATGGCTATGTTTATGGGTTTAAACAAAAATGAAGCGGCTCGGTTTTCTTTCCTATTATCGTTACCGGTTATCTTCGGTGCAACAATTTTGAAGTTTTTTGATTTATTGGAGCAATCCCCTAAATTTGAACAATTCTTTCCGATGTTGATTGGAACATTTGTTGCTTTTATTTCCGGGTATTGGGCAATTCGATTTTTGTTAAATGCAATCCGTAAAGGAAAAATAAGTTATTTTGCATATTATTGCTTTGCTGCAGGTATTGTTGGAGCCATTTATTTTTATTGA
- a CDS encoding outer membrane beta-barrel protein, translating into MKSIFRLLAIAIFILSLTGMSYGQMNIGFKGVGAKFGIAGPDGVDGSPIMFGGLVDLGNITDAIRFGAFVDYWSKSIGSSDGSSSAEVDFSALTIAAMGYYYFPNESKAAPYVAAGLGFIRSKVGFDFDLGGFLSGSRSASTTDLSISVAGGVDLELSPKATGRAEFKYNLGGIDYWAITGGVIFAMGN; encoded by the coding sequence ATGAAATCCATTTTTAGATTGCTTGCTATAGCTATATTTATTTTAAGCTTAACAGGTATGTCTTACGGACAGATGAATATTGGGTTTAAGGGTGTAGGCGCTAAGTTTGGTATTGCGGGACCTGATGGCGTTGATGGTAGTCCAATTATGTTTGGCGGATTAGTTGATCTGGGAAATATTACAGACGCCATTCGATTTGGTGCATTTGTTGATTATTGGTCCAAATCTATAGGCAGCTCAGATGGCAGTTCAAGTGCAGAGGTTGATTTTTCCGCATTAACGATTGCTGCAATGGGTTATTATTATTTTCCGAATGAATCCAAAGCTGCCCCATATGTTGCAGCCGGACTTGGGTTTATCAGGTCAAAAGTTGGTTTCGATTTTGATTTAGGAGGATTTCTATCTGGATCTCGATCTGCCTCAACGACAGATCTTTCAATTAGTGTCGCCGGCGGAGTGGATTTAGAACTTTCCCCTAAAGCAACTGGGCGGGCAGAATTTAAGTATAATTTGGGTGGTATTGATTATTGGGCCATTACTGGTGGCGTAATCTTCGCAATGGGAAATTGA
- a CDS encoding tetratricopeptide repeat protein, producing the protein MKLLKFIFGLVAIFAIITHIGCQSTASTSAKLYIQQEEYDKAIEQLQLEVAANPENTEAFYFLGYCYSRQNKFEEMNDAFDKSLAISNAHENEIKFERTKHWQNNFNRGVRKFQNNEFTEAIADFKTAMMIDPTQAGTYKNLAISYVRVEDNENATKSYKKALELDTSDVQLSINYGYHLYNTEDYQGTIDIMNKALELEPGNKDAIKYVALSYSMLGDSDKAMDSYNAALKDNPENPDLYFNRGLLHYKAESYEDAVVDFKKVTELNPEDGTAKMHLGTSYMYIGEKFQKERQELENNNGSASKINDLKSNEKANYELSKQYLEEASTIDVNNSNLWYNLGVVYVRLGMPKQGEAAFKKADELKQ; encoded by the coding sequence GTGAAACTCTTAAAATTTATCTTTGGATTGGTGGCTATATTTGCCATAATCACTCATATAGGTTGTCAAAGTACAGCCTCCACATCAGCAAAGTTGTATATACAACAGGAAGAATATGATAAAGCAATAGAGCAGTTACAATTGGAAGTTGCTGCGAATCCAGAAAACACCGAAGCTTTTTATTTCCTAGGGTATTGTTACTCCCGCCAAAATAAGTTTGAAGAAATGAATGATGCTTTCGATAAGTCACTGGCAATTTCGAATGCCCATGAAAATGAAATTAAATTTGAACGAACAAAACATTGGCAAAATAATTTTAACAGGGGTGTACGAAAGTTTCAAAATAATGAATTCACCGAAGCAATTGCAGACTTTAAAACTGCAATGATGATTGACCCGACACAAGCCGGTACATATAAAAATTTAGCAATCTCCTATGTTCGTGTAGAAGACAACGAGAATGCAACTAAATCGTATAAAAAAGCATTGGAATTAGATACGAGCGATGTTCAGCTGTCGATCAATTACGGATACCATCTTTATAATACCGAGGACTATCAAGGAACTATTGATATAATGAATAAAGCCTTGGAATTAGAGCCTGGAAATAAAGATGCCATTAAGTATGTTGCACTTTCCTATAGTATGTTAGGTGATAGTGACAAAGCTATGGATTCCTATAACGCAGCTTTAAAAGATAACCCGGAAAATCCAGACCTTTACTTCAACAGAGGACTTCTGCATTACAAAGCAGAATCTTATGAAGATGCAGTAGTTGATTTTAAAAAGGTGACTGAACTTAATCCGGAAGATGGTACGGCAAAAATGCATCTTGGAACTTCTTATATGTATATTGGAGAGAAATTTCAAAAAGAACGGCAAGAGCTTGAAAACAATAACGGCAGTGCATCAAAAATTAATGATTTAAAATCAAATGAAAAAGCAAACTATGAACTATCTAAGCAGTACCTAGAAGAAGCTAGTACAATAGATGTCAATAATTCCAATCTCTGGTATAATCTTGGCGTTGTTTATGTAAGGTTAGGAATGCCTAAACAGGGAGAGGCTGCCTTTAAGAAAGCTGATGAACTTAAACAATAA
- the mtnA gene encoding S-methyl-5-thioribose-1-phosphate isomerase — MVPFRTVEWLGTATRILDQTKLPETEIYINICTLEEMCEAIKSLRIRGAPAIGIAAAFGLVLGALENQNLPLQEFKLKIDRLANTLIKTRPTAINLAWAVNKLIESMNKSEVDTTLSAIQQMEQKAIAILNEDIRLCKNIGTNGADFISLNPVSVLTHCNAGALATGGQGTALSVIYELSKKGKSVNVFADETRPLLQGARLTAWELQKANIPVTLLCDNMAATVLKQGKVDCILVGADRIAANGDTANKIGTLNLAILAKYFNVPFYVAAPYSTFDFSVKSGIEIPIETRNPEEVTRIEYKITTPKNVQTFNPAFDITPNLLINAFITDKGVITPPYNETALKMQLNS; from the coding sequence ATGGTTCCATTTCGTACGGTTGAGTGGCTTGGAACGGCAACCAGGATACTAGATCAAACTAAACTACCGGAAACAGAAATATACATAAATATATGTACCCTTGAGGAAATGTGTGAAGCGATTAAATCACTTCGGATTCGAGGTGCACCGGCAATTGGTATTGCAGCCGCTTTTGGGTTGGTTCTGGGAGCGCTTGAAAATCAAAACTTGCCACTACAAGAATTTAAACTTAAAATTGATCGGTTAGCAAATACTCTTATAAAAACTCGTCCAACAGCAATTAATCTCGCATGGGCCGTTAATAAATTAATTGAATCAATGAATAAAAGCGAAGTTGATACAACGTTAAGCGCAATTCAACAAATGGAACAAAAAGCCATTGCAATTCTAAATGAAGATATCCGGTTATGCAAAAATATTGGAACCAACGGCGCAGATTTTATCTCATTAAATCCTGTCTCTGTTTTAACTCATTGTAATGCCGGAGCGTTAGCAACGGGTGGACAGGGGACAGCTTTGAGTGTTATTTATGAGTTATCAAAAAAAGGAAAATCGGTTAATGTTTTTGCAGATGAAACCCGACCCCTTTTGCAAGGCGCCAGGCTAACGGCCTGGGAATTACAAAAAGCCAATATTCCGGTTACACTTTTATGTGACAACATGGCTGCAACCGTTTTGAAGCAAGGTAAAGTTGATTGCATCCTGGTTGGTGCAGACCGAATTGCTGCAAACGGTGACACAGCAAACAAAATAGGAACATTAAATCTTGCAATTTTAGCTAAATATTTTAACGTTCCTTTTTATGTGGCAGCGCCTTATTCAACGTTTGATTTTTCCGTTAAAAGCGGCATAGAAATTCCTATTGAAACCCGAAATCCTGAAGAAGTAACCCGAATCGAATACAAAATTACAACACCTAAAAATGTTCAAACATTTAATCCTGCGTTTGATATAACCCCTAATTTACTTATCAATGCGTTTATTACGGACAAAGGTGTTATAACACCACCTTATAATGAAACCGCCTTGAAAATGCAATTAAATTCTTGA
- a CDS encoding YjbQ family protein: protein MIVSFDEILIDSKGHTDIIDITSKIASIINHSSINKGLVIVFVPGSTAALTTIEFEPGLLKDLPEFFEKIIPQNKSYNHDKTWGDGNGYAHLRASLVGPSISIPIKNNQMILGTWQQLILIDFDNRPRQRRLVVQILGD from the coding sequence ATGATTGTTAGCTTTGACGAAATACTGATCGATTCCAAAGGACACACTGATATTATCGATATAACTTCTAAAATTGCTAGCATCATTAATCATTCATCCATTAATAAAGGACTCGTAATCGTTTTTGTCCCAGGTTCCACTGCGGCTTTAACAACTATAGAATTCGAGCCCGGTTTGTTAAAGGATCTTCCTGAATTTTTTGAGAAAATCATTCCGCAAAATAAATCATATAACCATGATAAAACCTGGGGTGATGGCAATGGTTATGCCCATTTAAGAGCCTCATTGGTTGGGCCATCAATATCCATACCTATCAAAAATAATCAAATGATTCTTGGAACCTGGCAGCAATTGATTCTAATTGATTTTGATAATCGGCCCCGGCAAAGAAGATTAGTTGTTCAGATTTTAGGAGACTAA